One genomic region from Geotrypetes seraphini chromosome 13, aGeoSer1.1, whole genome shotgun sequence encodes:
- the C1QTNF5 gene encoding complement C1q tumor necrosis factor-related protein 5: MDQLRLLIFLGTVSSTLLIEDNKIPGLCPGQPGLPGTPGIHGSSGLPGRDGRDGRDGAHGPQGLKGETGDPGARGPPGDPGHPGTDGQKGAKGGQGECAVAPRSAFSAKHSEIRTSPPADEPIRFDVVLINEQSHYDAASGKFTCEIPGVYYFAVHATVFRSSLHFDIVKNGKAVASFFQVFGNWPKPTSLSGGTVLRLEPEDQVWVQVGVGEYTGLYASAKTDSTFSGFLIYSDWPNSAVFA, translated from the exons ATGGACCAGCTCCGACTCCTTATTTTCCTCGGAACAGTCTCCTCCACACTTCTGATTGAAGACAATAAGATCCCAGGCCTGTGCCCTGGCCAACCGGGTCTTCCAGGTACCCCTGGAATACATGGTTCTTCAGGTCTTCCAGgcagagacggaagagatggTCGGGATGGAGCCCACGGACCACAAGGACTAAAGGGAGAGACTGGGGATCCAG GAGCAAGAGGACCTCCAGGGGACCCAGGTCATCCTGGTACCGATGGCCAAAAAGGAGCAAAAGGTGGACAGGGTGAATGCGCCGTGGCACCACGCTCGGCCTTCAGTGCTAAGCACTCAGAGATACGTACCTCTCCTCCTGCTGATGAGCCCATTCGATTTGATGTGGTCTTAATTAACGAGCAAAGCCACTATGACGCAGCCTCGGGAAAGTTCACCTGCGAGATCCCAGGAGTGTACTACTTTGCGGTCCATGCCACAGTCTTCCGAAGCAGTTTGCACTTTGACATTGTGAAGAATGGGAAAGCTGTAGcttctttcttccaggtctttggGAACTGGCCAAAGCCGACTTCATTGTCAGGAGGGACAGTACTGCGCTTGGAACCAGAGGACCAGGTCTGGGTGCAGGTGGGTGTGGGGGAATACACAGGCCTCTATGCCAGCGCGAAGACCGACAGTACCTTTAGTGGCTTCCTCATTTACTCTGACTGGCCTAACTCCGCTGTTTTTGCCTAA